Proteins found in one Plasmodium knowlesi strain H genome assembly, chromosome: 12 genomic segment:
- a CDS encoding syntaxin-6, putative, whose amino-acid sequence MKTIKDDPFHEAKHEVDISVKKLQSLYNNWSSIPDKNSILAKEKYSRIKEEIKYLNEDLDDLDNSVNVVKKNIFKFNISNEELENRESSLKNIRTVLNDIANNVTYKILNYSGDMKGEYDAVVLKRQDNDLDELAESAERLHNAAITINTELKDQQKLLDELENEMDYSNEKMNFVTKKISDYLKTNNPKILSLIVYLTLISFFLLFVLVVS is encoded by the exons atgaagacgaTAAAGGATGACCCCTTCCATGAAGCAAAGCA CGAAGTGGATATCTCAGTGAAGAAGCTGCAAAGTTTATACAACAACTGGAGTAGCATTCCGGACAAAAATTCAAT CCTCGCCAAGGAGAAATACTCCCggataaaggaagaaataaaatacctTAACGAAGACTTAGATGATCTGGACAACTCCGTTAACGTtgtgaaaaagaatatattcaAATTTAACATTAGCAATGAGGAGTTGGAGAACCGAGAAAGTTCGCTGAAAAATATTCGAACCGTCCTGAACGATATTGCCAACAATGTAACGTACAAG ATTTTAAACTATAGTGGAGACATGAAGGGAGAATATGACGCA GTTGTGCTCAAAAGGCAGGATAACGATTTGGACGAACTAGCCGAATCAGCGGAGCGACTTCACAACGCCGCCATTACTATCAATACAGAGTTGAAGGATCAACAAAA GCTGCTTGACGAGTTGGAAAACGAAATGGATTACTCAA atgaaaaaatgaactttgtgacgaaaaaaatttcagaTTATTTAAAGACAAATA ATCCGAAAATACTGTCCCTAATAGTCTACCTGACGCttatctcattttttttgttatttgtCCTCGTGGTTTCCTGA
- a CDS encoding DER1-like protein, putative, with translation MNIVLCLFWILIYIADDGSKGNVQCKRQNEVSKAKKIYSYSLLESKPQDRYAHHRNFVLYKRRALFHIRIPRKNLERQNLFSNDLRYKKINKFLENKKANKLCYLHINNNNHGIKKKRKKNKTLQLFFEKKKLLQEYFLNLKSSFMDRYRNTKIITKLFLSSSLLMLTLNLIGLKPEDIALHDKRIIRAFEFYRIVTSALFYGDISLYVLTNVYMLYVQSQELERSVGSSETLAFYLSQISILSVICSYLKKPFYSTALLKSLLFVNCMLNPYQKSNLIFGINIYNIYLPYFSILIDILHAQNLKASLSGILGVTSGSIYYLLNIYAYQKFNKKFFLIPRFLRNYLDSLNIDDVL, from the coding sequence atgaacattgtGTTGTGCCTATTTTGGATCCTTATATACATAGCTGATGATGGAAGTAAGGGAAATGTGCAATGCAAAAGACAGAATGAAGTAAGCAAAGCGAAGAAGATCTACTCGTACAGCCTATTGGAGAGTAAACCACAGGACCGATATGCACACCATCGAAATTTTGTACTTTATAAGAGACGAGCTCTGTTCCATATACGCATCCCTAGGAAGAACCTGGAGAGGCAAAACCTATTCAGCAATGATCTCCgctataaaaaaattaacaaatttttgGAGAATAAAAAGGCAAACAAGTTGTGTtatttacatataaataataacaatcatggaataaaaaaaaagaggaaaaaaaacaaaacattgCAACtgttttttgaaaaaaaaaagttgctgCAAGAATATTTTCTCAACTTAAAATCATCCTTTATGGATAGGTATAGAAACACAAAAATTATAACTAAGCTTTTTTTATCGTCCTCTTTGCTGATGCTAACCCTTAACCTCATTGGATTAAAACCAGAAGACATTGCTCTACACGATAAAAGAATAATCAGGGCATTTGAATTTTACAGAATTGTAACATCAGCACTCTTTTATGGTGACATATCATTATATGTGTTAACAAATGTTTATATGTTATATGTGCAGAGTCAGGAGTTGGAAAGGTCGGTGGGCTCATCAGAAACACTAGCTTTTTATTTGTCACAAATTTCTATCCTCTCGGTAATTTGTTCCTACTTAAAGAAGCCCTTCTACTCAACAGCACTGCTGAAATCGCTACTCTTTGTAAACTGTATGCTAAATCCTTATCAGAAATCTAACTTAATTTTTGGGATAAATATTTACAATATATACTTACCTTATTTCTCCATCTTGATTGATATTTTGCATGCACAAAATTTGAAAGCTTCCTTGTCGGGGATACTGGGCGTGACCAGTGGGTCCATTTACTACCTTCTGAATATTTACGCGTATCAAAAATTCAACAAAAAGTTTTTCCTAATTCCGCGCTTCTTGAGGAATTATCTCGATTCGCTTAACATAGACGATGTGTTATAA
- a CDS encoding aminomethyltransferase, putative, which produces MNKYLLCRLKNRTLVQICGTDSFRFLQSLTTNDLNKIITEKDFSLYKNIPKNVLSSLDGTNSYQLCGHNVNHKKWTKGLPSLFLQNNGKILADCFLYNVKYTNEENTFSLFYMDCNMDASRMLLSLLEKRKLSCDVHFSQMTNIAVYQLLSCPPVLRGGISNIDTINSGGDSATKMEGELSTLSNDPGIFFLSKDARNDLLGYRMYQIRGKEEELVDEKKDKGIGIIMTTDFVNSSCSKTPEGEMDEFSNGDMKETCKLLLSFEKEEKVNLPATFVYDYMKLNLGVVENLYSNDSLLGRNRQGSTSDSPCSSVHGGPNVSNATNVAKGKIDRDAFKFKDLSPFDLNYDKLNYLAKDKGCYVGQEAINRTRNEIFINKYQLTMCVNYDYLEMFLHNCDSLNKTILADSFFHKYVKQINNKSSFKPTFFLLKNASKSLEPSINYEQQFNVIVQEDSAKGGDSADRKDSENGTIVGNVFFYNHVMGLCFLIKKRIAHVSADIYSPTSNVYIKKKVGEEHHRVCLFPFNYPTKAF; this is translated from the coding sequence ATGAATAAATACCTCTTGTGCAGATTAAAAAATAGGACGCTCGTGCAAATTTGTGGAACCGACTCTTTCAGATTTCTGCAAAGTTTGACAACGAAcgatttaaataaaataataacggaaaaagatttttctttatataaaaatatcccCAAAAATGTATTATCCAGCCTGGATGGTACAAATTCGTATCAACTGTGTGGCCATAATGTAAACCACAAAAAATGGACCAAGGGGTTGCCTTCCctatttttacaaaacaaTGGCAAAATATTGGCTGACTGTTTTTTATACAATGTAAAATATACCAATGAAGAGAATACCTTTAGTCTATTCTACATGGATTGCAATATGGATGCATCCAGAATGTTGCTCAGCCTATTGGAAAAGCGGAAGCTCTCATGTGATGTTCATTTTAGCCAGATGACCAACATCGCGGTTTATCAGCTCTTGTCATGTCCACCCGTTCTGCGAGGGGGCATTTCCAATATCGACACGATTAACAGCGGTGGAGATAGCGCTACCAAAATGGAGGGCGAACTATCTACTCTTTCCAATGACCCAGGAATATTCTTCCTGTCGAAAGATGCAAGAAATGATTTATTAGGATATAGAATGTATCAaattagggggaaggaagaggaactcgtagacgaaaaaaaggacaaaggTATAGGCATTATTATGACAACAGACTTTGTAAATTCCTCCTGCAGCAAAACGCCCGAGGGGGAGATGGACGAATTTAGCAACGGGGATATGAAGGAGACATGCAAATTGCTTCTTAGctttgaaaaggaagaaaaggtaaATCTGCCTGCCACTTTCGTGTATGACTATATGAAGCTGAATTTAGGAGTTGTGGAAAATTTGTATTCAAACGATTCGCTTTTGGGGAGGAATAGGCAGGGAAGCACAAGCGATTCGCCTTGTTCATCTGTTCATGGTGGCCCCAATGTGTCCAACGCGACGAATGTtgcgaaggggaaaattgaCAGAGACGCGTTCAAATTTAAAGATCTCTCCCCCTTCGATCTGAACTACGATAAGTTAAACTATTTGGCAAAAGACAAAGGCTGCTATGTAGGCCAAGAAGCAATAAACAGAACAAGGAACgaaatatttataaataagtACCAACTGACCATGTGTGTAAATTACGATTACCTCGAAATGTTCCTGCATAATTGCGACAGTTTAAACAAAACTATTTTAGctgattctttttttcacaagTACGTAAAACAAATTAATAATAAGAGTTCATTCAagccaactttttttttgttgaaaaaTGCATCCAAAAGTTTGGAACCTTCCATTAACTATGAACAACAATTTAATGTTATTGTCCAGGAGGATTCTGCAAAAGGTGGTGATTCCGCAGATAGGAAGGACTCAGAAAATGGTACCATAGTGggaaatgtctttttttataaccaTGTGATGGGACTATGTTTTCTAATCAAGAAGCGGATAGCACATGTAAGTGCCGACATTTACTCTCCTACTTCCAATgtgtatattaaaaaaaaagttggtgAAGAGCACCACCGCGTTTGtcttttcccatttaattATCCCACAAAAGCGTTTTAG
- a CDS encoding rhoptry neck protein 2, putative: MLKIIFLILIIFARIDSISTKEVTGSAQDGKQYVKTESPTYTPKKKTKVIFYMPGQEQEEEEDDNDPNGSKKNGKSDPRSNKGTHLGSRTDAGNSPGGFNKGSAVGSEPKTASNNYNGGAGGGINIDMTHHGDNGNKGVQGNGGFNKNQQDRLKDEYDKIRKQEEEEEERINNQRRADMKKNQKGKNQFGHDKGVQDSLPNTQYELSDPHSGNTTPNAKNRGTTGIYDELGNGPYNLVGKQSEGVTPTAPPYEHYDKHGAGGKGYGPYGGSDGKSYGPYGGSDGKDYGLYGGSDGKGYGPYGGSGGKGSGPYGGSDGKAYGPYGGSDGKGTWPDGTGGNAYHGGYDKEGTNPTYTSHLNINLGDGKGDHGRRNGMEGYPNYFKKHFRPGDAKGTGTDGYEPGTNGTQHGGSGVAPGGGDYGQNGSGANGQNIYGPHGNNGVGPASYGIDFGKNGNGKKNGGGPGEDGANTTNPSYDEGGYEKNNGPERYDGNGTPYYVEHPDDNKGRGTTTYGLDQGKNGGTNGGHGNGGNGGSGGNGQGGYGEAGHGKGGYGQGGYGGAGHGNGGYGQGGYGGAGHGNGGYGPDGNGQNYPGSANKAGTHSMHNNEKSNSPMLDYIHGLRPVNTGEGQGIYGGNGINSPLVYHVQHGGNGRKNSSDKGTSDETSDEENDTYDRMRNKRRVKRNPGGRNRSSNSSQDGDMDSEDTEYELDEGGVKRLKPKNKGSASSEESDGYPYAEGTNHSEFPRMNGRGVGNYGTHSVGSGYNKNNDENGFTPITVKYDNTHAKRRANEIEENLNKGEYSRTKMANRKNGDKSGGSESDAEESDVDPSNVFYVDNGQDMLIKEKMSRSEGSDEMSEEGLNVKYKTEKGPVNYHFSNYMNLDKKNTLSSNEIELEKMIGSKFSEEVDKYCRLNEPLQKKGDFLNLSFEYSRALEELRSEMIKELQRRKAVGYNNYNNILKAIYNPVNRKNTNLGRDAYEDKNFISQANEFRNEQIQPLSAKYNKILRQYLCHVFVNNPGTNQLERLYYHNLALGELIQPIRKKYSKQASSSVGLNYEIYIAASSNIYLLGHLLMLSLAYLSYNHYFVQGLKHFYSLETMLMANSDYTFFMYNEVCNVYYQPKKLFDKDITFIPIESRPGRHSTYVGERKVTCDLLELILNAYTLINIHEIQKVFNNSDTYGYENSISFAHNAVRIFSQVCPRDDAKNTLSCDFEKSTLYNPKILKIDQEDKENQRRLKRAFDMLRTFAEIENASYQPEPNPNYINLIFEQNLYTDFYKYLFWYDNREFINVQIRNSGGKKKGRKTKYVYDDFVKRGKQLKDKLIKMDAKYNARSKALLVFYALVDKYSNIFRKSENVRKFFLNDVSSIRHHLYLNSVLSKSPKSNLDSMKKTLEELQSLTNSPLKFMVRGNNLKFINSVARFENLFYVNLFIMSSLSRKDPVKSYYNEKKKMLTATMSEKFATSTSALIPHKLRKLVVTMKKGLLKKRLLTALAKMKLLQHIPAHLLENITTTIRFTTHSIASREIIQNAKFMPKNVNFYRNRNLELAKQIFTDGGFAKYADNLMSTWFNKGFEEYKRKKIETQRMEYSIEKQLKEYSNNDISASEGMTEQERLEQEENDLNEEKEKQWQENKLIFNQNDKWDHYINKEFAKALGIWLELSDNGYNRDSFIYKVVEDSKYLLENNIEDSIMFSRTVKPTKQTVFRKFFKKITSLGNMLLRKPSFKVEHAIWFGATINMKKAMMLLEKVAELHKLLRNEDESWLINEAFIEIVDHVVQISTERRLREPFSVARNPGMMAISPAYAQLNNEDRMKELQNSMCADHCSALWKTISTFALQHLKNPESLHSYESKFSKNSFGNKIDDQNFVNDFKMILGGDAVLHYFDVLLPKSMKKELKAMKNGVSLSSAFSLKLTKLIFSELQLPYLSQMFYTQAPYFGHFIGKWQKEREKSRMKEILGFMTLGTLSAYTLLSAMDITQHASDIGMGPVTSCYTSTIPPPKQVCIQQAVKVTLTNSTQACMKSVFSVGLFASIGPYLFAPMAGLALWNVLKSEFKVIQRVDMALKSVFKNMWNKFLSIKGIRKLKHIFKRKKTMKKKIIEKAEQKMLEMKNNPQMAKNHKLMVQKLHKNVSGSYHYISYARIQM, encoded by the coding sequence atgttaaaaattatttttttaattctaatCATATTTGCACGCATTGATTCTATAAGTACAAAAGAGGTAACAGGGAGCGCACAAGATGGAAAACAGTATGTGAAAACGGAGAGCCCAACATATactccaaagaaaaaaaccaaagttattttttatatgcctGGACAAGagcaggaagaagaggaagatgacaATGATCCTAAtgggagtaaaaaaaatgggaaatccGACCCCCGCTCCAATAAAGGAACACACTTGGGTTCAAGAACTGATGCAGGTAATTCACCAGGAGGATTTAATAAAGGATCAGCAGTGGGATCGGAACCCAAGACAGCATCAAATAACTATAATGGAGGTGCCGGTGGAGGAATAAATATTGACATGACTCACCATGGTGATAACGGGAATAAGGGAGTACAAGGAAATGGTGGGTTCAACAAAAATCAACAAGACAGATTAAAGGACGAATATGATAAGATTAGAaaacaggaagaagaagaggaagaaaggatAAACAATCAAAGAAGGGCtgatatgaagaaaaatcaaaaggggaagaaccaATTTGGGCATGATAAAGGAGTACAGGATTCTTTACCCAACACGCAATATGAACTCTCAGATCCTCATTCAGGTAATACAACACCGAATGCAAAAAATAGAGGCACTACTGGAATTTATGATGAACTAGGAAATGGACCTTACAATTTAGTTGGCAAACAAAGCGAAGGGGTAACCCCTACTGCACCTCCATATGAGCATTATGATAAGCATGGCGCTGGGGGAAAGGGTTACGGGCCGTATGGTGGATCGGATGGAAAATCTTACGGGCCGTATGGTGGATCTGATGGGAAAGATTATGGACTGTATGGTGGATCTGATGGAAAGGGTTACGGGCCATATGGTGGATCCGGTGGAAAGGGTTCCGGACCATATGGTGGATCTGATGGAAAAGCTTACGGTCCCTATGGTGGATCGGATGGAAAGGGCACGTGGCCTGATGGTACAGGTGGTAATGCTTACCATGGCGGATATGACAAAGAAGGAACGAACCCAACATACACATCACACCTAAATATAAACCTTGGAGATGGTAAGGGAGATCATGGTCGAAGGAATGGCATGGAAGGATATCcgaattattttaaaaaacatttcagACCTGGGGATGCAAAAGGAACAGGTACTGATGGGTATGAACCAGGAACTAATGGCACGCAACATGGGGGCAGTGGAGTAGCTCCAGGGGGAGGAGACTatggacaaaatggaagtgGAGCTAATgggcaaaatatatatggacCCCATGGGAATAACGGAGTTGGACCTGCAAGCTATGGTATAGACTTTGGGAAAAATggcaatggaaaaaaaaatggaggtgGACCAGGCGAAGATGGGGCAAACACAACAAACCCCTCATATGATGAAGGAGgctatgaaaaaaataatggacCAGAAAGGTATGATGGAAACGGAACTCCATACTATGTCGAGCATCCCGATGATAATAAGGGAAGAGGAACGACAACTTATGGGTTAGATCAGGGGAAAAATGGTGGCACGAATGGTGGTCATGGAAACGGTGGAAACGGTGGAAGCGGTGGAAACGGACAAGGAGGTTACGGAGAAGCCGGCCATGGAAAGGGTGGATACGGACAAGGAGGTTACGGAGGAGCTGGCCATGGAAACGGTGGATACGGACAAGGTGGTTACGGAGGAGCTGGCCATGGAAACGGTGGATACGGACCAGATGGAAACGGGCAAAACTACCCAGGAAGCGCAAACAAAGCAGGGACCCATTCCATGCAcaataatgaaaaaagcaATTCTCCAATGTTAGATTACATCCATGGGTTACGACCTGTTAATACAGGTGAGGGACAGGGAATTTACGGAGGAAATGGAATTAATAGCCCATTAGTATATCATGTACAACACGGGGGAAATGGTCGTAAGAACAGTAGCGATAAAGGAACGAGCGACGAGACCTCCGACGAAGAGAACGATACATACGACAGGATGAGAAACAAAAGAAGGGTGAAAAGAAATCCAGggggaagaaatagaagctCCAATTCCTCCCAAGATGGAGATATGGATTCTGAGGATACCGAGTATGAGTTAGATGAAGGTGGTGTTAAAAGATTAAAACCTAAGAACAAAGGAAGTGCGTCGTCGGAGGAAAGTGACGGATATCCTTACGCAGAAGGAACAAATCACAGTGAATTTCCCAGGATGAATGGTAGAGGAGTGGGGAATTACGGAACACATAGTGTAGGATCAGggtataataaaaataacgatGAAAACGGATTTACTCCTATCACCGTCAAGTATGACAACACGCATGCGAAACGTAGAGCAAACGAAATTGAGGAAAACCTGAATAAAGGGGAATATTCTAGAACAAAGATGGCAAATAGAAAGAATGGTGACAAGTCGGGGGGAAGTGAATCTGACGCTGAAGAATCAGATGTAGATCCTTCCAATGTCTTTTACGTAGACAACGGACAAGATATGCTaattaaggagaaaatgtcTAGGTCGGAAGGATCAGACGAAATGTCGGAGGAAGGATTGaacgtaaaatataaaacagaaaaagggcCTGTAAATTATCACTTTTCAAATTACATGAAtttagataaaaaaaatacgttaaGCTCCAATGAAATAgaattagaaaaaatgatagGATCTAAATTCTCAGAAGAGGTAGATAAATATTGTCGTCTTAATGAacctttacaaaaaaaaggagatttcTTAAACCTTTCTTTTGAGTATTCCAGGGCATTGGAAGAACTAAGAAGCGAAATGATTAAGGAAttgcaaaggaggaaagcaGTGGGatataataattataataatattttaaagGCCATTTATAATCCTgtgaatagaaaaaatacaaacttGGGGCGAGACGCATACGAAGATAAAAACTTCATCTCACAGGCTAACGAGTTtcgaaatgaacaaatccAACCGTTAAGTGCCAAGTATAACAAAATATTAAGACAATACCTTTGTCACGTATTTGTGAACAACCCAGGAACAAATCAGTTAGAGAGATTATACTATCATAATTTAGCCTTAGGAGAACTGATTCAACCGATTAGGAAGAAATATAGCAAACAAGCATCTTCCTCTGTGGGTCTAAACTACGAAATTTACATAGCGGCTTCTTCTAACATATATCTATTAGGCCATCTACTAATGTTGTCCTTAGCTTACCTTTCGTACAATCACTACTTTGTACAAGGGttgaaacatttttattcgTTAGAAACCATGCTGATGGCCAATTCGGATTACACCTTCTTCATGTACAATGAAGTTTGCAATGTATATTATCAGCCCAAGAAATTATTCGATAAAGACATAACCTTCATCCCAATTGAATCTAGACCCGGTAGACACAGTACCTATgtaggagaaaggaaagtaaCTTGTGATCTATTAGAATTGATTctaaatgcatatacattGATAAATATACACGAAATACAAAAGGTATTTAACAATAGTGACACCTATGGTTATGAAAACTCCATCTCGTTTGCGCACAATGCAGTAAGAATATTCTCACAGGTGTGTCCAAGGGATGATGCCAAAAATACCCTCAGTTGCGATTTTGAAAAATCTACTCTGTATAACCCTAAAATTCTAAAAATAGACCAAGAGGATAAGGAAAACCAGAGACGCTTAAAAAGAGCCTTTGATATGTTACGAACTTTTGCCGAAATAGAAAATGCGTCCTACCAACCAGAGCCAAATCCGAATTATATAAATCTCATTTTTGAGCAGAACTTATACACGGATTTTTATAAGTATCTATTTTGGTATGATAACAGAGAATTTATAAACGTACAAATTAGAAACTctggaggaaagaaaaaaggaaggaagaccAAATATGTCTATGATGATTTTGTCAAGAGaggaaaacaattaaaagataaactgataaaaatggatgcCAAGTACAATGCCAGAAGTAAAGCACTATTAGTTTTCTACGCCCTGGTGGATAAATATTCCAACATTTTTAGGAAAAGCGAAAATGTTAGAAAGTTCTTCCTAAACGATGTATCGTCCATACGACATCATTTGTACTTAAATAGTGTCTTGTCTAAATCTCCCAAGTCTAATTTAGACTCAATGAAAAAGACACTAGAAGAATTGCAGTCGTTAACAAACTCCCCCTTAAAATTTATGGTACgaggaaataatttaaaGTTTATAAACAGCGTAGCTAGATTTGAGAACTTATTCTACGTGAACTTGTTCATAATGTCATCCCTTTCGAGGAAGGATCCAGTCAAGAGCTACTAcaatgagaagaagaaaatgctaACTGCAACCATGTCTGAGAAGTTTGCAACTTCTACATCGGCCTTAATACCACATAAACTTCGCAAGCTTGTGGTGACCATGAAAAAGGGACTCTTAAAAAAGAGATTGCTAACTGCGCTTGCTAAAATGAAACTGTTGCAACACATTCCTGCACATCTGCTAGAAAATATAACgaccaccatccggtttaccACGCATAGTATCGCTTCGAGGGAAATTATTCAAAACGCGAAATTTATgccaaaaaatgtaaatttttatcgAAACCGAAATTTAGAGCTAGCCAAACAGATATTTACGGACGGGGGATTCGCAAAGTATGCCGACAATTTGATGTCCACGTGGTTCAATAAAGGGTTCGAAGagtataaaagaaaaaaaattgaaacacAAAGAATGGAATATTCAATTGAGAAGCAACTGAAAGAGTACAGTAATAATGATATCAGTGCAAGCGAAGGAATGACAGAGCAAGAAAGGTTAGAGCAAGAGGAAAATGatttaaatgaagaaaaggaaaaacaatgGCAAGagaataaattaattttcaATCAAAATGACAAGTGGGATCATTACATAAATAAAGAATTCGCAAAAGCTTTAGGAATATGGCTAGAGCTTTCGGACAATGGATATAACAGGGACTCTTTCATCTACAAGGTTGTTGAAGATAGTAAGTACCTACTAGAAAATAACATCGAAGATAGTATTATGTTCTCCAGAACAGTCAAGCCAACGAAACAAACAGTATTtcgaaaatttttcaaaaaaattacttcccTTGGAAATATGCTCCTGCGAAAACCAAGTTTTAAAGTAGAACATGCCATTTGGTTTGGAGCAACAATCAACATGAAAAAGGCAATGATGTTGCTAGAAAAAGTGGCAGAGTTACATAAGCTTCTACGTAATGAGGATGAATCTTGGCTGATTAATGAAGCCTTCATCGAAATTGTTGATCATGTAGTGCAAATCAGCACGGAAAGACGTCTACGTGAACCTTTCAGTGTAGCTAGAAACCCGGGGATGATGGCTATCAGCCCAGCATATGCCCAATTAAATAATGAAGATAGAATGAAGGAATTACAAAATTCCATGTGCGCTGATCATTGTTCTGCCTTGTGGAAAACTATTTCCACTTTTGCTTTGCAACATTTGAAGAACCCAGAAAGTTTACATTCTTATGAATCcaaattttctaaaaattcATTTGGCAACAAAATTGATGACCAAAATTTTGTGAACGATTTTAAAATGATCCTTGGGGGTGATGCTGTCCTGCACTACTTCGATGTTTTACTACCCAAGTCAATGAAGAAAGAGTTGAAGGCCATGAAAAATGGAGTCTCCCTATCCTCTGCCTTTTCTCTAAAATTAACGAAATTGATTTTTAGCGAATTGCAATTACCTTACTTAAGCCAAATGTTCTACACGCAAGCTCCATACTTTGGGCACTTCATAGGCAAATggcaaaaggaaagagaaaaaagtagGATGAAAGAAATACTAGGGTTCATGACTCTGGGCACTTTATCTGCATACACCCTACTCAGCGCAATGGATATAACTCAGCACGCTAGTGACATCGGAATGGGACCTGTTACAAGTTGTTACACGTCTACTATCCCACCACCTAAACAAGTGTGCATCCAACAAGCGGTTAAAGTAACTTTAACTAACTCCACACAAGCTTGCATGAAGAGTGTTTTCTCCGTTGGTCTCTTCGCATCCATTGGACCATACCTATTTGCACCCATGGCCGGTCTAGCTCTCTGGAATGTTTTAAAATCAGAGTTTAAGGTTATTCAAAGAGTTGATATGGCGCTCAAGAGtgtgtttaaaaatatgtggaACAAATTCCTGTCAATAAAGGGAATTCGCAAACTGAAACATAttttcaaaagaaagaagaccatgaaaaagaaaattatcgaAAAGGCAGAACAGAAAATgttggaaatgaaaaataaccCCCAAATGGCTAAGAATCATAAGCTCATGGTCCAAAAGTTACACAAGAATGTGTCGGGAAGTTATCACTACATATCGTACGCCCGCATACAGATGTAG
- a CDS encoding U1 snRNP-associated protein, putative, with protein MEEMRSLLDSLMGKDRNETDAKKKHTFKDDNVCKYYLIDFCPHDLFPNTKSDIGRCKNIHSEVLKEQLQKHENYKYYLAKYQQKFMETLESIIELADHKIERSKEKLRYMTENSKNPIDKKEKIESISSHIEDLQKKEEEAREKGDIIKADSFSSQVTTLQAEIKRLNEESEKSAEPNLKVCEICGAMKSTGEHTPRLENHANGKQHLGFEKIRNALSKLKESVKEREKIIEKYRKEKYAHDGKSSKRERSPRHREHRKRSSSHRRSSKHHRSHDRNSGTYQSNRSKRSRKHSSSHRSISSSSGHSRERHKGRSSRHK; from the exons ATGGAAGAAATGAGAT CATTGTTAGATTCCCTAATGGGAAAGGACAGGAACGAAACGGATGCCAAGAAAAAGCACACCTTCAAGGATGACAAT GTTTGCAAGTACTACTTAATTGATTTTTGTCCGCATGACCTTTTCCCCAATACGAAAAGTGACATAGGCAG atgcaaaaatatacattCAGAAGTGCTAAAGGAACAACTGCAAAAAcatgaaaattataaatactACCTAGCAAAATATCAGCAAAAGTTTATGG aaacgCTAGAGAGTATTATCGAATTGGCCGATCACAAAATTGAGAGgagcaaagaaaaattaaggtACATGACGGAGAATAGCAAAAATCCCATTgacaagaaggagaa AATCGAAAGCATCAGCAGTCACATAGAGGActtgcaaaaaaaggaagaagaagctcgGGAAAAG GGGGACATAATAAAGGCAGACAGTTTTAGCAGCCAAGTGACTACCCTCCAGGCAGAAATCAAAAGGTTAAATGAGGAATCTGAAAAATCAGCAGAGCCCAATTTGAAG GTTTGCGAAATATGCGGAGCCATGAAATCGACGGGGGAACACACACCAAGATTGGAAAATCACGCCAATGGGAAACAGCATTTaggatttgaaaaaataagaaatgcTCTAAGCAAATTGAAAGAGAGCGTGAAGgaacgagaaaaaattattgagaaatatagaaaagaaaaatatgcgcATGATGGGAAGTCCTccaaaagagaaaggagCCCCCGCCATCGTGAACACAGAAAAAGATCGAGCAGCCATAGAAGAAGTTCAAAACACCACAGATCCCATGATAGGAATAGTGGAACCTATCAGTCCAACAGGAGCAAGAGGTCGAGAAAGCATTCATCTTCGCATAGAAGTATATCCAGTAGCTCAGGCCATTCCAGGGAAAGACATAAGGGGAGATCGAGTAGGCACAAATGA